AGGTCCATTCCTGTCAACCAGTCTAGGCCTATCTGCATGACAAGTCCCCCTCAAGGGCAGAGGTGACTGGGACTGCTGCAGGTCCCAGTTGGGATCCAGTCCTGATCTAAAATGGTTCTGTGGCTGAGGAGGGAGTGCTGGTCCTTGGGGGAAGTCTGACTTATCATGGTGCTGTGAGGGTGCCATGTCTTTGGAGGGTGCCATGTCTTGGGGAACCCCTGGTTCATCCAACCTGATACTAGATGTCTGTCTGAGCTCCCCCAGAAGGTAAGTGCCACCAGCAAAGGGGACTGGCTCTGCCGTGTTCATTCTATCCTTGGGCCAGGACCatccccagccctggcctgccacgGGGATGCAAAAAGCGCTTGTTGAGTGACCAAGTGAGTGAACTGGCTTTCCTTGTGCCCAGGTCCAGCTGGGAACTCCCCGACCTCCAGGAGGGCAAGATTCAGGCCATCAGTGACTCAGACGGGGTAAACTACCCCTGGTACGGCAACACCACGGAGACGTGCACCATCGTGGGCCCCACCAAGAGAGACTCCAAGTTTATCATCAGCATGAATGACAACTTTTATCCTAGCGTCACGTGGGCTGTGCCGGTCAGCGAGAGTAACGTGGCCAAACTGACCAACATCTACCGGGACCAGAGCTTCATCACGTGGCTGGTGGCCACCAACATCTCGACCAATGACATGATCGTGCTGCAGACGCTGCACTGGCGCATGCAGCTCAGCATCGATGTGAACCCCCACCGGCCCCTGGGCCAGCGCGCCCGGCTGCGGGAGCCCGTCACCCAGGACCAGCCCAAAATCTTGAGCAAGAACGAGCCCATCCCGCCCAGCGCCCTGGTCAAGCCCAATGCCAACGATGCCCAGGTCCTCATGTGGCGGCCCAAGTACGGGCAGCCGCTGGTGGTGATCCCACCCAAGCATCGGTAGCGTCCAGGGCAACCCGCTAGATTAGACTCAAATAATAATACCGCTCAGTGCAAAACCCAAGCGCACTCTTCAGTCATTCAGCAAAATGCAACATTCTACCTTCTCAGCGGGCGGACCTCACTGTGCTCCTGCTCCCGGCTGGCCGACTCGTGTGCAGGGGGAGACCCACGCGCACCCTCCTGGGCCACCTCTGGTCCCCCTTCCTTTCCTGTTCTCACAGATTTCCCTGAGACACTGCTATTCCCGTTCTTGTTTTTCAACTTCTCTTTACGAGGTTCAGGGCAGGAGGATGGGGAGCTGGTCAAGAGGGACGCACAGGCTTCGGGCCGGGCTGTGGTCTGCACCGCGGGCATTCGTCGCCCGGCTGGCCTCCCACGCTGCTCCCCCTGCCCTCTGTCATGCGGCCTTACCTTTCGTAGACTTGCTTTGCCAAACTTTTGCCTTAAGCTGAATTCAAAGGAAGAACGAGAAACTGATAAAGAAAGCAGAATCTCCTCTGATGGGCTTTTGATCTGctgcaggtggagggaggaggttgggttGGGTTGGGCGCGTGCACCTGAGTCCCTCGTCTTGGTTGTTTTGGGAGAAGGGCGAGGACAGAGATTTAGACCTAAGACCAGCTGCTCACTCTTTCATTTAGGCAGaaacaaaaccacaaacaaaCTCTGCCCAACAGCCCCTTCTGTCTCCCGCCCCCCCTAGATTCTCCCCACCTGTGGATAGGGGCTGTAAGCCCCTGTGGGGCGAGTCCACCAGCGgcgccctcttttttcttttctcggCAGCCTTAACTTGC
This region of Nycticebus coucang isolate mNycCou1 chromosome 2, mNycCou1.pri, whole genome shotgun sequence genomic DNA includes:
- the FAM78A gene encoding protein FAM78A isoform X1; amino-acid sequence: MPGFHWDCWPCLEIRAVLCAMGCIQSIGGKARVFREGITVIDVKASIDPIPTSIDESSSVVLRYRTPHFRASAQVVMPPIPKKETWIVGWIQACSHMEFYNQYGEQGMSSWELPDLQEGKIQAISDSDGVNYPWYGNTTETCTIVGPTKRDSKFIISMNDNFYPSVTWAVPVSESNVAKLTNIYRDQSFITWLVATNISTNDMIVLQTLHWRMQLSIDVNPHRPLGQRARLREPVTQDQPKILSKNEPIPPSALVKPNANDAQVLMWRPKYGQPLVVIPPKHR
- the FAM78A gene encoding protein FAM78A isoform X2 yields the protein MNDNFYPSVTWAVPVSESNVAKLTNIYRDQSFITWLVATNISTNDMIVLQTLHWRMQLSIDVNPHRPLGQRARLREPVTQDQPKILSKNEPIPPSALVKPNANDAQVLMWRPKYGQPLVVIPPKHR